One part of the Natrinema salinisoli genome encodes these proteins:
- a CDS encoding PAS domain-containing sensor histidine kinase: protein MLQDQKRQLERERDLVHHILETSPIGIQVLDADGEITRMNDRLKEILEISTAEANTYDPSDRSVYDETGEELTIDEHPFAHTLETGEPVYEKMMRIELPSGDTRWLSVNAAPILTDDGTIDRVVTTAEDVTELKERERELSTELDEMFGRISDAFYALDEEFRFEHVNTQAEELLQHSENKLLGKKLWDVFPSAAEIDEVWDAFHTALETQEATSYELYYDELDFWVEANIYPSETGVSVYFRDVTERKEHEQELELFRTLLDHSSDSVFVIDPSTGQFLDVNGTACRRLGYDREELLELSVPDIEWGLPDLSVWESHVKEVKTEGGATFDGRHERKDGSTFPVEVNVSYADLSQEYVIAVARDVTERRQRERELEESERRYRTLAECFPNGIVTLFDDDLTYTLAAGRAFDDLPLDPDEVEGNPVQDVWGADTVAALEPQLRAALDDEETAIELEYAGREWVVYVVPVANDSGEIFAGMTMAQDITERKETERQLRHREHELEQYKEYTDDILGAIDDVFYVLDENGTLKRWNATVSEVTGYASDEVETMHALDFFAETDHEQIVNAIAEGFETGTTQVEANLQTKAGDEIPYEFVANSLENPAGDQVLTGIGRDVSAREEKRRKLEETVEQLETSNERLEQFAYAASHDLQEPLRMVSSYLQLLERRYGNALDEEGEEFLKFAVDGADRMRTMIEGLLAYSRVETKGNPIEPVDLEEILDDVVDDLQLRIAETDAELTVEELPCVEGDASQLRQMLQNLLSNAINYSGDKPPQIHVDAERRGEMWTISIHDEGIGIAPDDQERVFEIFKRLHGREAYEGAGIGLALCQRIIERHGGEIWVESELGEGATFSFALPAAGNDN, encoded by the coding sequence TTGCTTCAGGACCAGAAACGTCAACTCGAGCGCGAACGTGACCTGGTACACCATATTCTCGAGACGAGCCCCATCGGCATTCAGGTGCTGGATGCAGACGGTGAAATCACGCGGATGAACGATCGTCTCAAGGAAATACTGGAGATTTCAACCGCAGAGGCAAACACGTACGATCCATCAGACCGATCCGTCTACGACGAAACCGGGGAAGAACTCACGATTGACGAGCATCCGTTTGCCCATACGCTTGAGACAGGTGAACCAGTCTACGAGAAAATGATGCGCATCGAGCTCCCCAGCGGTGACACCCGCTGGCTCTCGGTCAACGCAGCACCTATTCTCACGGACGACGGGACAATCGACCGCGTCGTTACCACTGCTGAGGACGTCACCGAACTCAAGGAGCGGGAGCGCGAACTCTCGACGGAACTGGACGAAATGTTCGGGCGGATTTCGGACGCGTTCTACGCGCTCGACGAGGAGTTTCGGTTCGAACACGTCAACACGCAGGCCGAGGAACTCCTCCAGCACTCCGAGAACAAGTTACTCGGCAAGAAACTCTGGGACGTGTTTCCCTCTGCTGCCGAGATCGACGAGGTCTGGGATGCGTTCCATACGGCACTCGAAACACAGGAGGCAACCAGCTACGAACTCTACTACGACGAACTTGACTTCTGGGTCGAAGCGAATATCTATCCCTCTGAGACTGGCGTCTCGGTCTATTTCCGCGACGTCACTGAGAGAAAGGAACACGAGCAAGAACTCGAACTGTTCCGGACGCTGCTGGATCACTCTTCCGACAGCGTGTTCGTGATCGATCCGTCCACGGGGCAGTTCCTTGACGTAAACGGGACCGCCTGCCGTCGCCTCGGATACGACCGCGAGGAACTGCTGGAGCTATCAGTCCCCGATATCGAATGGGGGTTGCCCGATCTTTCGGTGTGGGAATCTCACGTTAAGGAGGTGAAAACTGAGGGAGGAGCGACCTTCGACGGGAGACACGAACGAAAGGACGGGAGTACCTTCCCAGTTGAAGTCAACGTCTCATACGCCGATCTGTCTCAGGAATACGTCATCGCAGTTGCCCGTGACGTAACTGAACGCCGGCAGCGCGAGCGTGAACTCGAGGAGTCTGAACGCCGGTACCGGACGCTCGCTGAGTGTTTCCCAAACGGGATCGTTACCCTGTTCGATGACGATTTGACGTATACCCTGGCGGCAGGACGAGCATTCGATGATCTCCCCCTCGATCCCGATGAGGTAGAAGGGAACCCCGTCCAGGACGTGTGGGGCGCCGATACCGTTGCGGCACTGGAACCACAGTTACGGGCCGCACTCGACGACGAGGAGACCGCGATCGAACTCGAATACGCGGGGCGGGAGTGGGTCGTGTACGTCGTCCCGGTCGCGAACGACAGCGGTGAGATATTTGCCGGGATGACGATGGCCCAGGACATCACTGAGCGCAAGGAGACCGAACGACAGCTGCGCCACCGCGAACACGAGCTCGAGCAGTACAAGGAATACACTGACGACATTCTGGGTGCGATCGACGACGTGTTCTACGTCCTCGATGAGAACGGCACCCTCAAGCGGTGGAACGCGACCGTCTCCGAAGTAACAGGCTATGCAAGCGACGAGGTTGAGACGATGCACGCACTGGATTTCTTTGCCGAGACGGATCACGAACAGATCGTGAACGCCATCGCTGAGGGATTCGAGACAGGGACGACACAAGTTGAAGCGAATCTGCAGACCAAAGCGGGTGATGAAATTCCGTACGAGTTCGTTGCCAACAGTCTGGAGAATCCCGCCGGGGATCAAGTGCTTACGGGTATCGGCCGGGATGTGTCTGCACGTGAGGAGAAACGGCGGAAACTCGAAGAGACGGTCGAGCAACTCGAAACTTCCAACGAGCGCCTCGAACAGTTCGCCTACGCCGCCTCGCACGATCTACAGGAACCGCTGCGAATGGTTTCCAGCTACCTGCAGCTCCTCGAACGCCGCTACGGCAACGCACTCGACGAAGAGGGGGAGGAATTCCTCAAGTTCGCCGTCGATGGTGCTGACCGGATGCGGACGATGATCGAGGGGCTTCTCGCCTATTCTCGTGTCGAAACGAAGGGCAATCCGATTGAGCCAGTTGATCTCGAGGAGATACTTGATGATGTGGTCGACGATCTCCAGCTTCGAATCGCGGAGACCGATGCTGAACTCACCGTCGAGGAACTTCCGTGCGTCGAGGGTGACGCCAGCCAACTGCGCCAAATGCTTCAAAACTTGCTGAGTAATGCCATCAACTACAGCGGCGACAAACCGCCGCAGATTCACGTCGATGCGGAGCGACGAGGCGAGATGTGGACGATTTCGATCCACGACGAGGGCATCGGTATCGCGCCCGACGATCAGGAACGGGTGTTCGAAATCTTCAAACGGCTTCATGGCCGCGAAGCGTACGAGGGGGCTGGGATTGGACTCGCACTCTGTCAACGGATCATTGAGCGCCACGGCGGTGAGATTTGGGTAGAATCGGAACTAGGTGAGGGGGCGACGTTCTCGTTTGCCCTTCCTGCGGCAGGAAATGATAATTGA
- a CDS encoding heme NO-binding domain-containing protein, translating to MHGIILKGLKDFTIEQYDEATWNRIRDEADVERRLYVPVTEYPDEHVFELVTTASEISGVDPPILLRAFGRFLVPQLVQTYGVHVEKDWDGLELIENVEEYIHMALRAKDMADFTPPAVDARRLDENRVVVRYNSDRQLCEVAIGILVGIGEFYDESYTVTESQCMHDGAPKCEIVVEREIPTSLDNGDDSMNSVRTP from the coding sequence ATGCACGGAATCATTCTGAAAGGGCTGAAGGACTTCACGATCGAACAGTACGATGAGGCCACTTGGAATCGCATTCGGGACGAAGCAGACGTCGAGCGAAGACTGTATGTCCCGGTGACCGAATATCCCGACGAACACGTTTTCGAACTCGTCACGACGGCCTCGGAGATTTCAGGGGTAGATCCGCCGATACTCTTACGCGCGTTCGGCCGGTTTCTCGTCCCACAACTCGTTCAGACCTACGGCGTCCACGTCGAGAAGGACTGGGACGGCCTCGAGTTGATCGAGAACGTCGAGGAATACATCCACATGGCGCTTCGGGCAAAAGACATGGCGGACTTCACTCCGCCGGCCGTCGACGCTCGTCGGCTCGACGAGAATCGTGTCGTTGTCCGCTACAACTCCGATCGGCAACTGTGCGAAGTCGCCATCGGCATTCTTGTGGGAATAGGTGAGTTCTACGATGAGTCCTACACAGTGACCGAATCTCAGTGCATGCACGACGGCGCTCCAAAGTGTGAGATCGTCGTCGAGCGCGAGATCCCCACATCGCTCGATAACGGAGACGACAGCATGAATTCCGTGAGGACACCATGA
- a CDS encoding pyridoxamine 5'-phosphate oxidase family protein yields MSSGDAAIREDDRESNRDDDRGDRPGSYGEHVLQKRFGTEDRADRFYDSEMQATLTDRMQSFLAERWTGFVGWLDDGRPRVTPAVDGPGMVQVLDSETVAWPAGTMIGPTPTLDGSQEERWLSLVTVDWFDTTVGLHINGVGERVEYVYNQQHERLPGTDWIVLSVEEAYIHCAKHAPQLSVEQLPLAEAARDPIEKSFGRLSKRAQRFVGSRLQAVLGTADADGETDVSPRLGPAGFVQVLDESTLAWPEYRGNGVHASLGNMYERPVATLSFVDWWSTEAILEVSGTVSLEDEVDDATDLTDVDQTKTWVSLEVDSVGLVTNPPLPRLSLEEFDPPWGTDDASIKKSGYFTD; encoded by the coding sequence ATGAGCAGTGGGGACGCTGCGATCCGCGAGGATGACAGGGAGTCTAACCGAGACGACGATCGCGGCGACCGGCCGGGAAGCTACGGCGAGCATGTTCTCCAGAAGCGGTTCGGAACCGAAGACCGCGCTGACCGATTCTACGACTCGGAGATGCAGGCGACGCTGACTGACCGAATGCAGTCGTTCCTCGCGGAGCGATGGACCGGCTTCGTCGGTTGGCTAGACGATGGTCGGCCGCGGGTCACCCCGGCTGTCGATGGTCCGGGGATGGTGCAGGTACTCGACTCCGAGACCGTCGCGTGGCCTGCTGGCACAATGATCGGTCCAACGCCAACGTTGGACGGTTCTCAAGAAGAACGGTGGCTATCGTTAGTGACCGTTGATTGGTTCGATACGACGGTCGGGTTGCACATCAACGGCGTCGGCGAACGCGTTGAGTACGTCTATAATCAGCAACACGAGCGTCTCCCCGGGACCGACTGGATCGTGCTATCGGTCGAAGAAGCGTACATCCACTGCGCGAAGCACGCCCCACAGCTATCTGTAGAGCAGCTACCACTGGCCGAGGCTGCGCGCGATCCTATCGAGAAATCATTCGGACGGCTGTCCAAACGGGCCCAGCGGTTTGTCGGATCGCGACTTCAGGCAGTTCTCGGAACCGCAGACGCCGACGGGGAGACCGACGTTTCACCGCGGCTGGGGCCGGCAGGGTTCGTGCAGGTACTCGATGAGTCGACGCTGGCGTGGCCGGAGTACCGCGGCAACGGTGTCCACGCCTCGTTGGGGAACATGTACGAGCGACCCGTCGCTACCCTTTCGTTTGTCGACTGGTGGTCGACAGAGGCCATCCTCGAGGTGAGCGGCACTGTGTCTCTCGAGGACGAGGTCGATGATGCAACGGATTTGACCGATGTCGATCAGACGAAGACATGGGTCAGTCTGGAGGTTGATTCAGTCGGTCTCGTAACGAATCCACCGTTACCTCGCCTCTCGCTCGAAGAGTTCGATCCACCGTGGGGGACCGACGATGCGAGCATCAAGAAAAGCGGTTATTTTACGGATTGA
- a CDS encoding PAS domain S-box protein, with protein MGSQGPTQDVTGDDIRGFFSQTPNPSTPFFTEEIAEALDCSPQVARRWLEDLVNRGEIRTKQGAGSGRVWWKPQGQVSSGRQPDEEQFRAVVNAVKDYAIFLLDPDGNIVSWNEGAERIKGYSEDEIVGKHFSTFYTDEDVADDVPEQNLEGAVADGRIEDEGWRVRSDGSRFWANVTITAIRGDEGDIRGFTKVTRDMTDRREYEQQLEEQAERLEQQRDELEAELDEIFKRVDEAFMALDDEWNITYVNDQATELVQLPPEELLETRVWDVLYEIADSHLREMAEEAMAANELLEFEYYSDVLDIWVGVRGYPAESGMSVYFRDITERKERERELQHVRERMEFALNATDAVVWDWNVDEDQASFYPSAESLYGTTVETWEDFVEVIHSEDRQKVQEGIENALETGEPKSEEIRIVRDGEVRWIEAPGHPIQDDDGPTRMIGVARDITERKTYERELKESNKRLEQFAYAASHDLREPLRMVSSYLQLIEQQYADELDEDGREFIQFAVDGADRMRAMIDGLLEYSRVETEGEPFEPIDLNDVLENLMADLQIQIEEHDAEITVEELPTVEGDASQLRQLFQNLLKNAIEYSGDEPPRVDVSATRSGEEWTLSVTDEGIGIDPEDQERIFKVFERLHTQEEHAGTGIGLALCKRIVERHGGEIWVDSTPSDGATFSLTLQNPQ; from the coding sequence ATGGGATCTCAGGGGCCAACACAGGACGTGACGGGAGACGATATCCGGGGGTTCTTCAGTCAAACACCCAACCCGTCGACGCCATTTTTTACTGAAGAGATCGCGGAGGCACTGGATTGTTCCCCTCAAGTCGCCCGGCGCTGGCTGGAAGACCTTGTCAACCGGGGGGAGATTCGAACCAAGCAAGGAGCCGGTTCAGGCAGAGTCTGGTGGAAACCCCAGGGACAGGTATCAAGCGGCCGGCAACCGGATGAAGAACAGTTCCGTGCCGTCGTGAATGCCGTCAAGGACTACGCCATCTTCTTGCTCGATCCCGACGGCAATATCGTGAGCTGGAATGAGGGGGCTGAGCGGATCAAAGGATATTCGGAAGACGAAATCGTGGGCAAACACTTTTCGACGTTCTACACCGACGAGGACGTCGCCGATGACGTGCCGGAGCAGAACCTCGAGGGCGCAGTGGCAGATGGCCGAATCGAAGACGAGGGGTGGCGGGTCCGTTCAGACGGCTCGCGGTTTTGGGCGAATGTGACGATCACCGCTATCCGAGGCGACGAGGGAGATATCCGGGGATTCACGAAGGTCACACGTGACATGACTGACCGCCGCGAGTATGAGCAACAACTGGAAGAACAGGCCGAGAGGCTCGAACAGCAGCGAGACGAACTCGAGGCAGAACTTGATGAGATCTTCAAGCGAGTCGACGAGGCGTTCATGGCCCTCGACGATGAGTGGAACATCACCTACGTCAATGACCAGGCGACCGAGCTGGTCCAGTTACCCCCAGAGGAGCTCCTAGAGACTCGTGTCTGGGATGTTCTATACGAGATCGCTGATAGCCATCTCCGTGAGATGGCCGAGGAAGCAATGGCGGCCAACGAATTGCTGGAGTTTGAATATTACTCGGATGTACTCGACATTTGGGTGGGGGTCCGAGGGTATCCCGCTGAGTCGGGAATGTCCGTCTACTTTCGAGACATCACTGAGCGCAAAGAGCGCGAGCGCGAACTTCAGCATGTCCGAGAACGGATGGAATTCGCGCTCAACGCCACCGACGCGGTCGTCTGGGACTGGAACGTCGACGAAGACCAGGCGTCGTTTTACCCCTCGGCAGAGTCGCTTTACGGAACGACCGTCGAGACCTGGGAGGACTTCGTCGAGGTGATTCACTCGGAAGATAGACAGAAGGTACAAGAAGGTATCGAGAATGCCCTCGAGACGGGCGAGCCGAAATCCGAAGAGATTCGCATTGTCCGGGACGGGGAGGTGCGATGGATTGAAGCTCCCGGTCATCCGATCCAGGACGACGACGGTCCGACGCGGATGATCGGCGTGGCCCGTGACATAACCGAACGGAAGACCTACGAGCGCGAGCTCAAGGAGTCGAACAAACGCCTCGAACAGTTCGCCTATGCCGCCTCCCACGACCTCCGGGAACCGCTACGGATGGTCTCTAGTTACCTCCAGTTGATCGAGCAGCAGTACGCCGATGAACTTGATGAGGACGGCAGGGAGTTCATTCAGTTCGCCGTCGACGGGGCAGACCGGATGCGTGCGATGATTGACGGGCTTCTTGAGTACTCGCGTGTCGAGACAGAGGGAGAGCCATTTGAACCTATAGATCTGAATGATGTCCTTGAAAACCTGATGGCTGATCTCCAGATCCAGATCGAGGAGCATGACGCGGAGATTACGGTCGAGGAACTCCCGACGGTCGAGGGCGACGCCAGTCAGCTCCGGCAGCTGTTCCAGAACCTGCTCAAGAACGCTATCGAGTACAGCGGCGACGAACCGCCCCGCGTCGACGTTTCGGCCACGAGGTCCGGTGAAGAGTGGACCCTGTCGGTCACCGACGAGGGCATCGGGATCGATCCCGAGGATCAAGAGCGCATCTTCAAGGTGTTCGAGCGGCTCCACACCCAAGAAGAACACGCTGGCACAGGGATCGGACTCGCGCTGTGTAAGCGAATCGTTGAGCGCCACGGGGGCGAGATCTGGGTCGACTCGACGCCGAGCGATGGCGCGACATTCTCTTTGACGCTTCAGAATCCACAGTAA
- a CDS encoding helix-turn-helix domain-containing protein: MPRVRLKVGPMPDMVAIADKFPNTVIRFLSNYPSENGVTSVLEIQTDHPEEFVQETENWFSSSTTLLHSDDDTVVMMLEGQPPNGYFVSEDIEYHPTTPVVARDGHLFIEFVMPESKMAAMWESLDERNVNYEILSITEGYNVLDSLTARQREILTVAIKRGYYDNPRGCSLTDLAEELEVNKSVISGVLHRAEGEIIKDAIGDPREQEGDNQWKNRS, encoded by the coding sequence ATGCCACGGGTACGTCTCAAGGTCGGCCCAATGCCGGACATGGTCGCTATCGCTGATAAGTTTCCGAATACAGTTATCCGATTTCTCTCGAATTACCCCTCAGAGAATGGTGTGACCAGCGTTTTGGAGATTCAGACGGACCACCCAGAAGAATTTGTTCAGGAAACCGAGAATTGGTTTTCGAGTTCGACCACACTGTTGCACAGCGATGATGATACAGTAGTCATGATGCTTGAGGGACAGCCGCCCAATGGGTATTTCGTCTCTGAGGACATTGAATACCACCCAACGACTCCTGTCGTCGCTCGTGACGGCCACCTCTTCATCGAATTCGTGATGCCAGAGTCAAAGATGGCGGCGATGTGGGAGTCACTCGACGAACGCAACGTCAACTATGAAATTCTCTCAATCACTGAGGGCTACAACGTTCTCGATTCTCTCACCGCTCGGCAACGAGAGATTCTCACGGTCGCAATTAAACGAGGATATTACGATAACCCTCGAGGGTGTTCTTTGACTGATCTTGCCGAGGAACTCGAGGTCAACAAATCGGTGATCAGTGGCGTTCTTCACCGAGCTGAAGGCGAAATAATCAAAGACGCCATCGGTGACCCACGCGAACAAGAAGGGGACAATCAGTGGAAGAACAGATCATGA
- a CDS encoding DUF6220 domain-containing protein, with protein sequence MYSAQVEKRDNRDSVPTHVQWATYSYLGAAVLLTASVLIQIYIAGMAVFVDPARWSSHVSFGNILPVVLLILFVLAFLGRLPRIHKGLPIVIFLLFFIQFATAHRFGSLVGAIHPVNGVVIFWLSTITVQRAWAEVTANRGGVL encoded by the coding sequence ATGTATTCAGCACAAGTAGAGAAGAGGGACAACAGAGACTCCGTTCCGACACACGTTCAATGGGCGACGTACTCCTACCTCGGCGCAGCTGTCCTCCTTACAGCCAGTGTTCTCATCCAAATTTACATCGCCGGAATGGCCGTGTTTGTTGATCCGGCCCGATGGAGCAGTCACGTCTCGTTCGGCAATATTCTGCCGGTAGTTCTTCTGATACTGTTCGTCCTCGCGTTCCTCGGGCGATTACCCCGGATTCACAAGGGACTTCCAATTGTAATCTTTCTCTTGTTCTTCATCCAATTCGCCACCGCCCATCGGTTCGGGTCGCTCGTCGGGGCGATTCACCCGGTGAATGGAGTCGTGATATTCTGGTTGTCGACGATCACAGTCCAGCGTGCATGGGCAGAAGTTACGGCTAACAGAGGCGGAGTTCTATGA
- a CDS encoding halocyanin domain-containing protein, producing MNKGLPDPSLRVVIHVFGATVIGASFAGCLGSPSENSDESRRADETYVDDPPDYVGWFDDIDNYRWTVDERGQDEVFVRVGARSRGMASDPPAVMIALGTTIVWEWAGDGGTHNVVAESGEFESEYSNSSDYAYEYTFEDSGVFKYVCEPHGQRE from the coding sequence ATGAATAAAGGACTTCCCGATCCATCTCTACGCGTCGTTATTCATGTGTTCGGAGCAACAGTAATTGGAGCAAGCTTCGCAGGGTGTCTCGGCAGTCCTAGTGAGAATAGCGATGAATCAAGGCGTGCTGACGAAACCTACGTTGACGATCCTCCCGACTACGTCGGGTGGTTCGACGACATCGATAATTATCGTTGGACTGTAGACGAACGTGGACAGGACGAGGTATTCGTCCGTGTCGGTGCAAGGAGCCGAGGAATGGCGTCTGACCCACCGGCGGTGATGATCGCTCTGGGTACGACTATTGTCTGGGAATGGGCCGGTGACGGTGGAACACACAACGTTGTAGCCGAGAGTGGTGAGTTCGAGTCAGAATACTCTAACTCGAGCGATTACGCGTACGAGTATACGTTCGAGGACTCCGGGGTCTTCAAGTACGTCTGCGAACCGCATGGTCAGCGGGAATGA
- a CDS encoding FAD-dependent oxidoreductase produces MSAPARDRKALIIGCGVVGPVLALYLRRIGITPVIYEGRPEPRDDAGFFLNLAANGTDVLETLGIREKVLEGGHESNRLVFQNHKQKQLGENPSETVLIKRGLLTKSLREAAVEQGITVKFGKRLTDVQIPHEDMAIAYFDDGTEAHGDFLVGCDGIHSQTRRSILPNAPDPEYTGIIDSGAFTRNDSIPPTDGVMRMTFGVDGFFGYQKVPTGEIYWFENHERKQAPDRAALDAISQAEWKKKLLRLHKNDHNEVSEIIRSTDGEIGKWPVYDLPSLPTWNRGTVCLIGDAAHATSPHVGQGASLAMEDAIVLAKCLRDVEGVPDAFETFESLRRDRVEGIVEMSRETGNQKAPSNLVTRKVRDLVLPFFLKRGVESFEEIYSYRVDWNESV; encoded by the coding sequence ATGAGTGCGCCTGCTCGCGATCGGAAAGCACTGATCATCGGATGCGGAGTCGTGGGACCAGTGCTCGCACTGTATCTCCGGCGGATCGGTATCACTCCCGTCATCTACGAGGGACGGCCTGAACCACGAGATGACGCCGGATTCTTCCTCAACCTCGCTGCAAACGGAACGGACGTCCTGGAAACACTCGGTATCCGGGAGAAAGTCCTCGAAGGTGGTCACGAATCTAATCGGTTGGTCTTCCAGAACCACAAACAGAAACAGCTCGGTGAGAACCCCTCCGAGACGGTTCTCATCAAGCGAGGTCTCCTGACCAAGAGTCTCCGAGAAGCGGCGGTTGAGCAGGGCATCACCGTGAAGTTCGGCAAGCGCCTGACCGACGTCCAAATTCCACACGAAGACATGGCTATCGCGTATTTCGACGATGGTACGGAAGCCCACGGAGACTTCCTCGTCGGTTGTGACGGTATTCATTCACAAACTCGTCGCTCGATTCTCCCTAACGCGCCGGATCCCGAGTATACGGGAATCATCGATTCAGGCGCGTTCACCAGGAACGACTCGATCCCGCCGACGGACGGGGTCATGAGAATGACGTTCGGTGTGGACGGGTTCTTCGGTTACCAGAAGGTTCCGACGGGCGAGATTTACTGGTTCGAGAACCACGAACGGAAGCAGGCTCCAGATCGTGCAGCACTCGACGCGATCTCGCAAGCAGAGTGGAAAAAGAAGTTACTTCGACTCCACAAGAACGATCACAACGAAGTCTCTGAAATCATCCGCTCGACTGATGGAGAAATCGGCAAGTGGCCCGTGTACGACCTGCCGTCGCTCCCAACGTGGAATCGGGGGACGGTTTGCCTTATCGGAGATGCCGCTCACGCGACGTCCCCGCACGTCGGTCAGGGGGCTTCGCTGGCGATGGAGGACGCAATTGTCCTGGCAAAGTGCCTACGGGACGTTGAAGGGGTCCCGGACGCGTTCGAGACGTTCGAGTCCCTGCGACGAGATCGAGTCGAGGGAATCGTTGAGATGTCTCGGGAGACTGGGAATCAGAAAGCACCTTCCAATTTGGTCACTCGGAAAGTTCGGGACCTCGTCCTTCCGTTCTTCCTGAAGCGAGGTGTGGAAAGCTTCGAAGAAATCTACTCGTACAGGGTGGACTGGAATGAGTCAGTATGA
- a CDS encoding multicopper oxidase family protein: MKFNRREFSKLGLMTGVGFGIPLGTVAGPAGRLVESASITSPQVKKFEVPLPVPPVLEPVRTEETTDYYEITQREETAEILPGYETTVWGYNGIFPGPTIEARRGQEVVVEQRNELPVPVSTHLHGGVTPPESDGFPTDLILPPDLSTDDLPGHISGTVAGVSRGSKEYRYPNEQRAATLWYHDHRMDFTGPQVYKGLAGFYIIRDDVEDELPLPEGEKEVPLMIADRTFTDDGEMYYPSVDPSLMGEHGVLASTSFGEHTGAFGDTILVNGAPWPRMEVSNTKYRFRILNASNARTYELALEPSPSEGSSFVQVGSDGGLLSEPIPHDKLLVSPAERFDVVIDFSHYSVGSEVTLVNRRGEGRVSDVMRFEVVREEEEESDIPSQLAPNLDFPSPEEAEVTRQFFFIAGMLGGMSTINGNAYDPERIDADPRLGSTEIWEFDADPAHPIHMHLVHFKVISRDGGPPGPYDAGWKDTVFLDGGTVRVVAKFTPYRGKYVFHCHNLEHEDMMMMANFEVI; encoded by the coding sequence ATGAAGTTCAATCGAAGAGAATTCTCGAAACTCGGATTGATGACCGGTGTCGGATTTGGAATCCCTCTCGGAACGGTTGCAGGACCCGCTGGTCGTCTTGTTGAATCCGCAAGTATCACGAGTCCCCAGGTCAAGAAGTTCGAGGTTCCATTACCTGTTCCCCCGGTTCTCGAACCAGTGCGCACCGAAGAGACGACTGACTACTACGAAATCACACAGCGAGAGGAGACGGCCGAAATCCTCCCCGGATACGAAACAACGGTATGGGGGTACAATGGAATCTTTCCAGGACCGACTATCGAAGCCAGAAGAGGCCAGGAAGTCGTCGTCGAACAGCGAAACGAACTTCCCGTTCCTGTTTCCACGCACCTCCACGGCGGGGTGACACCACCTGAGAGTGATGGGTTCCCCACGGACCTCATCCTCCCGCCCGATCTCTCAACGGACGACCTACCGGGGCATATCTCCGGGACTGTCGCTGGGGTTTCACGCGGCTCCAAGGAGTACAGATACCCGAATGAGCAACGGGCAGCCACGCTCTGGTATCACGACCATCGGATGGACTTCACCGGTCCACAGGTCTACAAGGGGCTGGCCGGGTTCTACATTATCCGCGACGACGTAGAGGATGAGCTCCCCCTTCCCGAAGGGGAGAAGGAGGTCCCGCTCATGATCGCGGATCGGACCTTCACCGACGACGGTGAGATGTACTATCCATCAGTCGATCCATCACTCATGGGCGAGCACGGAGTGCTGGCCTCAACGAGTTTCGGGGAGCACACCGGCGCCTTCGGGGACACGATCCTCGTCAACGGTGCACCGTGGCCGCGAATGGAGGTTTCAAACACGAAGTACCGATTCCGCATTCTGAACGCGTCGAATGCGCGAACGTATGAACTGGCACTCGAACCCTCGCCGTCTGAAGGCAGCTCGTTCGTCCAAGTGGGTAGCGATGGCGGCCTGCTTTCGGAGCCGATTCCACACGACAAACTCCTCGTCTCTCCCGCTGAACGCTTCGATGTCGTCATCGACTTCTCACATTACTCAGTGGGCTCCGAAGTGACCCTCGTTAACCGACGTGGAGAGGGTCGGGTGTCCGATGTAATGCGTTTCGAAGTTGTCCGTGAAGAGGAGGAGGAGAGCGATATCCCAAGTCAGCTCGCGCCAAACCTCGACTTCCCGAGTCCTGAGGAAGCGGAAGTCACCAGGCAATTCTTTTTCATTGCAGGGATGCTCGGAGGGATGTCAACCATCAACGGAAACGCGTATGACCCAGAACGAATCGATGCAGATCCCCGCCTCGGGTCTACTGAAATTTGGGAGTTCGATGCTGACCCAGCTCACCCAATTCACATGCATCTCGTTCATTTCAAGGTCATTTCTCGTGATGGTGGCCCACCTGGTCCCTATGATGCCGGTTGGAAGGACACAGTCTTCCTAGATGGCGGCACCGTTCGAGTGGTTGCCAAGTTCACTCCTTACCGTGGAAAGTACGTCTTCCATTGCCACAATCTTGAACACGAGGATATGATGATGATGGCCAATTTCGAGGTGATCTGA